In the Piscinibacter sp. XHJ-5 genome, one interval contains:
- a CDS encoding pirin family protein — MSLPSTPVLAVKPLGFPWETEDPFLFCAYHDDAYPRGNREMGPVASLAGRDMGQDFSRKDGWSMYHGRTVPGFPAHPHRGFETVTIVRRGLIDHSDSLGATARFGGGDVQWVTAGRGIVHAEMFPLLKADEDNPLELFQIWLNLPARAKMTEPHFTMLWNAQIPRPVVHDPEGRKTSIAIVAGRLDGSVAPPPPPDSWAALPEADVAIWTLRMEPGATWTLPAATGQGTRRTLYFFKGDAATVSGRQVHGPVAITLRADADTTLAAGRTVCEFLLLQGRPIGEPVAHYGPFVMNTQQEIAQALQDYQRTRFGGWKFGDAGPVHGREPTRFAKYPDGREEVPAD, encoded by the coding sequence ATGTCGTTGCCAAGCACTCCCGTCCTCGCGGTCAAGCCGCTCGGGTTTCCCTGGGAAACCGAAGATCCGTTCCTGTTCTGCGCCTACCACGACGATGCGTATCCGCGCGGCAACCGCGAGATGGGGCCGGTGGCCTCGCTGGCGGGCCGCGACATGGGCCAGGATTTCAGTCGCAAGGACGGCTGGAGCATGTACCACGGCCGCACCGTGCCGGGCTTTCCCGCGCACCCGCACCGCGGCTTCGAAACGGTGACGATCGTGCGCCGGGGCCTCATCGATCACAGCGACTCGCTGGGCGCGACGGCACGTTTCGGCGGCGGGGATGTGCAGTGGGTGACGGCAGGGCGGGGCATCGTGCACGCGGAGATGTTCCCGCTGCTCAAGGCCGACGAAGACAACCCGCTGGAGCTGTTCCAGATCTGGCTGAACCTGCCCGCCCGGGCCAAGATGACCGAGCCGCACTTCACCATGCTGTGGAACGCGCAGATCCCGCGCCCGGTGGTGCACGATCCCGAAGGGCGCAAGACGAGCATCGCGATCGTCGCCGGGCGCCTCGATGGCTCCGTCGCTCCGCCGCCACCGCCCGATTCCTGGGCCGCGCTGCCAGAGGCGGACGTCGCCATCTGGACGCTGCGCATGGAACCCGGGGCGACCTGGACACTGCCCGCGGCGACGGGGCAGGGAACCCGCCGAACGCTTTACTTCTTCAAGGGCGACGCTGCCACCGTGAGCGGCCGACAGGTGCATGGGCCGGTGGCCATCACGCTGCGGGCCGACGCGGACACCACGCTGGCGGCCGGCCGGACGGTGTGCGAGTTCCTGCTTCTGCAGGGTCGGCCCATCGGCGAGCCGGTCGCGCACTACGGGCCGTTCGTGATGAACACGCAGCAGGAGATCGCACAGGCTCTCCAGGATTACCAACGCACCCGGTTCGGCGGCTGGAAGTTCGGCGACGCAGGGCCGGTGCACGGACGGGAGCCCACACGCTTCGCGAAGTACCCGGACGGGCGGGAAGAAGTGCCGGCCGACTGA
- the lnt gene encoding apolipoprotein N-acyltransferase has product MWLGILASAIMSCLYARGGAGWLLGFVAFVPWLRTLDASRTPAGALVAACAMSVAFTAAVFAWFGIAIGDYTRLGAATGLSVLLLAAPLFQPQFLAFALVRHVVGRRHGPVLRALAGAAAWVSTEWIVPRVLGDTLGYGLYPSRLLRQAADVGGAAGLTVLLLLANEGISSALARRRDGVRAMAKPLAAAVLVPVLLACYGFVVLSVARSPGGKPIRIALVQSNIVDYERLRRERGAGAVVREVLDTHYAMTREAVEQQHADAVLWSETVYPTTFGHPKSEAGAELDREILDVVNAARVPLVFGTYDRDAAGEYNAAAFVAPGTGVLGLYRKTRLFPLTEYVPAWLDGPVLRRWLPWTGTWQPGSGARVFPLRLADGREIPVLPLICLDDMDAGLAVDGARLGAQAIVILSNDSWFTDPAQGAELHQTAAAFRSIETRMPQFRVTTNGYSAVIDPTGTVIATTRMGERNLVIGDTPVAEPPRTLMVAWGDWVGRAGSAFLAVLAGMAALRTWRARGAKEVLPVAVAAALPADVAVLPPAARLAAGLLRAFARGSLLWMVAAVLLDDAAWQVNTLARMRAFSALFLAPEAAAWCVLLAFAARASVDNGKLVLTRGARHLELSVRDIVAVEPWRVPIPSPGAWLRLASGERWRYGLAHPDPAGLARVLGASGGQPAQQPAPSRAAAYAHARLAIRRGPLDQPLAKFVLFPLVLAIPAFRLHQHIAHGSSFGEYYTFGLTAYLTTFVVWWAAWAIGVTLCAAALRAVIEACTLAVIWLRPGQVVGTRRWLERLGLTAFYLGLPAWLLLRVFAG; this is encoded by the coding sequence ATGTGGCTGGGCATCCTGGCCAGCGCGATCATGTCGTGCCTGTACGCCCGCGGCGGGGCGGGCTGGCTGCTCGGCTTCGTGGCCTTCGTGCCGTGGTTGCGCACACTCGACGCGAGCCGAACGCCGGCCGGCGCGCTCGTCGCCGCCTGTGCGATGTCGGTGGCGTTCACGGCGGCGGTCTTTGCCTGGTTCGGCATCGCGATCGGCGACTACACGCGGCTCGGCGCTGCCACCGGCCTGTCCGTGCTGCTGCTCGCGGCGCCGCTGTTCCAGCCGCAGTTCCTCGCGTTCGCGCTGGTGCGTCACGTGGTCGGTCGTCGGCACGGCCCCGTCCTGCGCGCGCTGGCGGGTGCCGCGGCATGGGTGTCCACCGAATGGATCGTCCCCCGCGTGCTCGGCGACACGCTGGGCTACGGGCTCTATCCGTCCCGGCTGCTGCGACAGGCCGCCGATGTCGGCGGCGCAGCGGGTCTCACAGTCCTGTTGCTGCTGGCGAACGAAGGCATCTCGTCGGCGCTCGCGCGCCGCCGCGACGGCGTCCGCGCGATGGCGAAGCCGCTGGCGGCTGCCGTGCTGGTGCCCGTGCTGTTGGCGTGCTACGGCTTCGTCGTGCTGTCCGTCGCGCGCTCGCCCGGCGGCAAGCCGATTCGCATCGCACTGGTGCAGTCGAACATCGTGGACTACGAGCGCCTGCGTCGGGAGAGGGGCGCAGGCGCGGTGGTTCGCGAGGTGCTGGACACGCACTACGCCATGACCCGCGAGGCCGTCGAGCAGCAGCACGCGGACGCGGTGCTGTGGTCGGAGACCGTGTACCCCACGACCTTCGGCCATCCGAAGAGCGAGGCGGGCGCCGAGCTCGATCGCGAGATCCTCGACGTCGTCAACGCCGCCCGCGTGCCGCTCGTGTTCGGAACCTACGATCGCGACGCCGCAGGTGAATACAACGCGGCGGCCTTCGTGGCGCCCGGCACGGGCGTGCTCGGCCTCTACCGCAAGACGCGCCTGTTCCCGCTCACCGAGTACGTGCCCGCATGGCTGGACGGGCCGGTGCTGCGGCGCTGGCTGCCGTGGACGGGCACGTGGCAGCCGGGCAGCGGCGCTCGTGTCTTCCCGCTGCGCCTGGCAGACGGCCGCGAGATCCCGGTGCTGCCGTTGATCTGCCTGGACGACATGGATGCCGGACTGGCCGTCGACGGTGCCCGGCTGGGCGCGCAGGCCATCGTGATCCTGTCGAACGACTCGTGGTTCACCGACCCGGCGCAGGGGGCAGAACTGCACCAGACGGCGGCCGCGTTCCGCAGCATCGAGACACGAATGCCGCAGTTTCGCGTCACCACGAACGGCTACAGCGCCGTGATCGACCCGACTGGCACCGTCATCGCCACGACCCGCATGGGCGAACGCAACCTGGTGATCGGGGACACGCCGGTGGCGGAACCGCCGCGTACGCTCATGGTGGCCTGGGGCGACTGGGTGGGGCGCGCGGGGTCGGCGTTCCTTGCGGTGCTGGCAGGCATGGCGGCGCTGCGCACATGGCGCGCACGAGGGGCCAAGGAAGTCTTGCCCGTGGCCGTCGCGGCAGCGCTTCCGGCCGACGTCGCCGTGCTGCCGCCCGCCGCCCGCCTCGCGGCGGGTCTGCTGCGTGCATTTGCCCGGGGCAGCCTGCTTTGGATGGTCGCCGCGGTGCTGCTGGACGATGCGGCCTGGCAGGTGAACACGCTTGCCCGGATGCGCGCTTTCTCTGCACTGTTCCTCGCCCCCGAGGCCGCCGCCTGGTGCGTGCTGCTTGCCTTTGCGGCGCGGGCCTCGGTCGACAACGGCAAGCTCGTGCTGACACGCGGCGCGCGGCATCTCGAGCTTTCGGTGCGCGACATCGTGGCGGTCGAGCCCTGGCGCGTCCCGATCCCGAGCCCCGGCGCCTGGCTGCGACTGGCCAGCGGCGAGCGCTGGCGGTACGGGCTGGCCCACCCCGATCCGGCGGGGTTGGCCCGGGTGCTGGGCGCGTCCGGCGGCCAGCCGGCGCAGCAGCCCGCGCCGTCCCGCGCCGCGGCATATGCCCACGCCCGCCTGGCGATCCGGCGCGGACCGCTTGACCAACCGCTTGCGAAGTTCGTCCTGTTCCCGCTCGTGCTCGCCATTCCGGCGTTCCGCCTGCACCAGCACATTGCCCACGGCAGCTCCTTCGGCGAGTACTACACGTTCGGACTGACGGCGTACCTGACGACCTTCGTCGTCTGGTGGGCTGCCTGGGCCATCGGCGTGACGCTGTGCGCCGCCGCGCTGCGCGCGGTGATCGAAGCCTGCACGCTGGCGGTGATATGGCTGCGCCCTGGACAGGTCGTGGGCACCCGCCGCTGGCTCGAACGCCTTGGCCTGACGGCGTTCTACCTGGGCCTGCCCGCGTGGCTGCTGCTGCGGGTGTTCGCCGGTTGA
- a CDS encoding SGNH/GDSL hydrolase family protein codes for MTTWIRLLAVAALLISSQSGANTLTQNVSWTIDRADTSTRYRVVAYGDSIYAGYNGSVYNVAKYSAPTVDAEYLSVLWNADIETVRRTKSGAVASDIYHNKIVAERGYMQTSSTRVVTFEMCGNDALQARSSFKGQSGTCDYSGLEAAVNTCKVHVAAAMDFINANAYAGTKLKVVSTLYYPGYDADNTPSACTDPTTHAAVNLQSTFLLPVATMNYWMCEFARQKGFRCADSFAHYMGADYDRNGDGKADYVALRYVPGDSESSYVTRIMSTLRPTIRDANSHLLSASRSYDYIQSDDTHPTYTGDTVKAGLLGSTTGSGAPRYTSFSYGKNPLWNQFGHERMGWLLSTTSPPAP; via the coding sequence ATGACGACTTGGATCCGGCTGCTTGCCGTGGCCGCGCTGTTGATCAGTTCGCAGTCCGGCGCCAACACGCTGACCCAGAACGTCTCCTGGACGATCGACCGCGCCGACACCTCGACGAGGTACCGCGTGGTCGCCTACGGTGATTCGATCTACGCGGGCTACAACGGCTCGGTCTACAACGTGGCGAAGTACTCCGCGCCCACGGTCGACGCAGAGTACCTCTCGGTGCTGTGGAACGCCGACATCGAGACCGTGAGGCGGACCAAATCGGGCGCAGTCGCCTCGGACATCTATCACAACAAGATCGTGGCCGAGAGGGGCTACATGCAGACCAGCTCCACCCGCGTGGTGACCTTCGAGATGTGCGGAAACGATGCGCTGCAGGCGCGATCCAGCTTCAAGGGCCAGAGCGGCACCTGCGACTACTCCGGCCTGGAGGCGGCGGTGAATACCTGCAAGGTCCACGTCGCCGCCGCGATGGACTTCATCAATGCCAACGCCTATGCCGGCACGAAGCTGAAGGTCGTCTCGACGCTGTACTACCCCGGCTATGACGCGGACAACACGCCAAGTGCGTGCACCGACCCGACGACCCATGCCGCAGTCAACCTGCAGAGCACGTTCCTGCTCCCGGTCGCGACCATGAACTACTGGATGTGCGAATTCGCGCGGCAGAAGGGCTTCCGCTGCGCGGACAGCTTTGCGCATTACATGGGGGCGGACTACGACCGCAATGGCGACGGGAAGGCCGACTACGTCGCCCTGCGCTACGTCCCCGGCGACAGCGAGTCGAGCTATGTGACCCGCATCATGTCGACGCTGCGGCCGACGATACGTGACGCCAATTCGCACCTCCTGTCCGCGAGCAGGAGCTACGACTACATCCAGTCGGACGACACCCACCCCACCTACACCGGCGACACGGTGAAAGCGGGCCTGCTCGGCAGCACCACGGGCTCCGGAGCGCCGCGGTACACCTCGTTCTCGTACGGCAAGAATCCGCTGTGGAACCAGTTCGGCCACGAGCGCATGGGCTGGCTGCTGTCGACGACGAGCCCGCCGGCGCCCTGA
- a CDS encoding GFA family protein, with product MARIEGGCLCGAIRYRSSAEPLLTVVCQCSHCQRTSGSAYSVMLAMPVGSIEFSGQPLASYDDMGTSGMLVHRRFCDRCGSPIVSDAEVAPTMHFLKTGSLDDASWVRPQAAIWCNSAQPWAPLPEGMQKVPQNPAFG from the coding sequence ATGGCAAGGATCGAAGGCGGTTGTCTGTGCGGTGCCATTCGTTATCGGTCCAGCGCCGAGCCGCTGCTGACGGTGGTCTGCCAATGCTCGCACTGCCAGCGAACCTCCGGCAGTGCCTATTCGGTGATGCTGGCCATGCCGGTGGGATCGATCGAGTTCAGCGGCCAGCCGCTCGCGAGCTACGACGACATGGGCACCAGCGGCATGCTCGTGCACCGGCGATTCTGCGACCGCTGCGGCTCGCCGATCGTGAGCGATGCCGAGGTGGCACCGACCATGCACTTCCTCAAGACGGGCAGCCTCGACGACGCATCGTGGGTGCGCCCTCAGGCCGCCATCTGGTGCAACTCGGCGCAGCCCTGGGCGCCGCTGCCGGAAGGCATGCAGAAGGTGCCGCAGAACCCGGCATTCGGCTGA
- a CDS encoding cytochrome c peroxidase produces MGEAGRSRWRRVASAAVVVAAVACAAAMRWGHAHAADNAAGDIDEALAAVLKRAGFTGTVESSLPARLGRPVDSRLADLGRVLFFDSLVSLHDDNSCAGCHAPATGFGDSQSIAIGIQSNQVVGRDRSGPRNQRRTPTVVNSAFYPSLMWNGRFSAPSADPFDNSQGFVFPLPEGTTRFPAFDPVVTHLLIAQAHLPPTELVEVAGFTGTRGTIGPRFDAFDDGLAGKVPPPDASGSRNEPIRQEVLSRLNGSWNYRLRFGELFPAVKAGAPIDFTMFGRAIAEFEFSVVRANAPIDRFARGDRSAMNAAEKRGALVFFGKGRCVSCHAVAGTSNEMFSDFRTHDIGVPQIAPRFGVGLGNVVFDGPGEDEDFGLEQVTGHASDRYRFRTSPLRNVALQPAFFHNGAYTRLEDAIRHHLDVVASARRYDARRAGVSEDLQHRLGPMEPVLAFIDPLLARPIALNRSEFADLVRFVRDGLLDHRAGPRELCTLIPDALPSGRPLLAFEGCEGRR; encoded by the coding sequence ATGGGCGAGGCCGGACGATCGCGCTGGCGGCGCGTCGCGAGCGCCGCCGTCGTCGTCGCGGCCGTGGCCTGCGCCGCTGCCATGCGGTGGGGCCACGCTCATGCCGCTGACAACGCGGCCGGCGATATCGATGAGGCCCTCGCTGCGGTGCTGAAGCGCGCCGGCTTCACCGGCACCGTCGAATCGTCGCTGCCGGCGCGCCTCGGCCGGCCCGTGGACTCGCGGCTGGCCGACCTCGGACGGGTGCTCTTCTTCGACTCGCTGGTCTCGCTGCACGACGACAACAGCTGCGCGGGGTGCCACGCGCCGGCCACGGGCTTCGGCGACAGCCAATCGATCGCCATCGGCATCCAGAGCAACCAGGTGGTGGGTCGCGACCGCAGCGGGCCGCGCAACCAGCGACGGACCCCGACCGTTGTCAATTCAGCCTTCTACCCCAGCCTGATGTGGAACGGCCGCTTCTCCGCGCCTTCGGCCGACCCGTTCGACAACTCGCAAGGCTTCGTGTTTCCCTTGCCTGAAGGGACGACTCGCTTTCCCGCCTTCGACCCGGTCGTGACGCACCTGCTCATCGCGCAGGCGCATCTGCCACCCACCGAGTTGGTCGAAGTGGCCGGGTTCACCGGCACGCGCGGCACGATCGGGCCGCGCTTCGATGCCTTCGACGATGGCCTCGCGGGCAAGGTCCCGCCACCGGACGCCAGCGGCTCGCGCAACGAGCCGATCCGCCAGGAGGTGCTCTCGCGGCTGAACGGAAGCTGGAATTACCGCCTGCGCTTCGGCGAGCTGTTCCCTGCCGTGAAGGCCGGCGCCCCGATCGACTTCACGATGTTCGGCCGCGCGATTGCCGAGTTCGAGTTCAGCGTCGTGCGCGCGAACGCCCCCATCGACCGCTTTGCGCGGGGCGATCGCAGCGCGATGAACGCGGCCGAGAAGCGGGGCGCGCTCGTGTTCTTCGGCAAGGGCCGCTGCGTCTCATGCCACGCGGTCGCGGGGACGTCGAATGAGATGTTCAGCGACTTCCGCACGCACGACATCGGCGTGCCGCAGATTGCGCCGCGCTTCGGTGTGGGTCTGGGCAATGTCGTCTTCGACGGGCCGGGCGAAGACGAGGACTTCGGACTCGAGCAGGTCACCGGCCATGCATCGGACCGGTACAGGTTCCGCACATCACCGCTGCGCAACGTGGCCTTGCAGCCAGCGTTCTTCCACAACGGCGCCTACACCCGGCTCGAAGACGCGATCCGGCATCACCTGGATGTCGTGGCATCGGCCAGGCGCTACGACGCCCGGCGTGCCGGGGTGAGCGAGGACCTGCAGCATCGGCTCGGTCCGATGGAGCCCGTGCTGGCATTCATCGATCCCCTGCTGGCACGCCCGATTGCGCTGAACCGCTCGGAGTTCGCGGACCTGGTGCGGTTCGTGCGCGATGGCTTGCTCGACCATCGGGCCGGGCCACGGGAGCTGTGCACCCTGATTCCGGATGCCCTGCCCAGCGGCAGGCCGCTGCTGGCATTCGAAGGCTGCGAGGGACGGCGCTGA
- a CDS encoding LysE family translocator produces MLPDSPLLLAFVGASLALALTPGPAVVYIVARTLAQGRACGLASVLGVMLGNLSNAVGASLGLAALFAVSSAAFTVVKWAGAAYLVYLGIRMWQAAPAVADATPPAPAQPLRRVFRDGFVVALLNPKTTLFFAAFLPQFMDPQTSPLMQTLALGAVFVAVACCTDLVYVLTASLVAPRLSRAARHAVWGHRLAGTSFIGLGVLTAMGARPTR; encoded by the coding sequence ATGCTTCCCGACTCACCCTTGCTGCTGGCTTTCGTGGGCGCAAGTCTGGCGCTGGCCCTCACGCCCGGCCCCGCCGTGGTCTACATCGTGGCCCGGACGCTGGCGCAGGGCCGCGCCTGCGGCCTCGCCTCGGTCCTCGGGGTGATGCTCGGCAACCTCTCCAATGCAGTGGGCGCTTCGCTGGGGCTCGCCGCCTTGTTCGCCGTGTCGTCGGCCGCGTTCACCGTCGTGAAATGGGCAGGCGCGGCCTACCTCGTGTACCTGGGCATCCGGATGTGGCAGGCCGCGCCCGCCGTTGCGGACGCGACGCCGCCTGCGCCGGCGCAGCCCTTGCGGCGAGTCTTCCGCGACGGCTTCGTGGTGGCATTGCTGAACCCGAAGACCACGCTCTTCTTCGCGGCCTTCCTGCCGCAGTTCATGGACCCGCAGACCAGCCCCCTGATGCAGACACTGGCGCTTGGCGCGGTCTTCGTCGCCGTCGCGTGCTGCACCGACCTCGTCTACGTGCTGACGGCAAGCCTCGTCGCACCGCGCCTGAGCCGGGCGGCTCGACACGCCGTGTGGGGCCACCGGCTCGCCGGCACGTCTTTCATCGGCCTGGGCGTGCTCACCGCAATGGGCGCACGCCCGACACGCTGA
- a CDS encoding LysR substrate-binding domain-containing protein: protein MASLPPLANLLAFEAVARRRSFALAAAELHLTASAISHQVARLEAQLAVRLFERSAHGVRLSVAGERYMARIGGALDAISAATDDMRQGVSNSLYVHCAPSLAGLWLMPRLRAFAQACPDIALNLSAAHTHSDFALGQADIDIRYGVPNWPGLVVEPLFEERILPLASPAFIREHRLKRIDQLLDVPLIQSNVSVVQWSDWFREFSDKRAPERFTVRFDRAQMSLDAATQGLGVALESATMAGKHLLEGKLRPAFSADKAVRVKAHFAVYPARHAKRPPVEAFLAWLHGEAARR from the coding sequence ATGGCATCGCTTCCTCCTTTGGCCAATCTGCTGGCATTCGAAGCCGTGGCACGTCGACGCAGCTTTGCGCTCGCCGCAGCCGAACTTCACCTCACCGCATCCGCGATCAGCCACCAGGTCGCGCGTCTCGAAGCGCAGCTCGCCGTGCGGCTGTTCGAGCGCAGCGCGCACGGCGTGCGTCTGAGCGTGGCGGGTGAGCGGTACATGGCCCGCATCGGTGGCGCTCTGGACGCCATCTCAGCGGCCACCGACGACATGCGCCAGGGCGTCAGCAACAGCCTCTACGTGCACTGCGCGCCCAGCCTTGCCGGCTTGTGGCTGATGCCGCGGCTGCGGGCATTCGCGCAGGCCTGTCCCGACATTGCGCTGAACCTCTCGGCCGCGCACACGCACAGCGACTTCGCGCTCGGCCAGGCCGACATCGACATCCGCTACGGCGTCCCGAACTGGCCGGGCCTGGTCGTCGAGCCGCTCTTCGAGGAGCGCATCCTGCCGTTGGCCAGCCCGGCGTTCATCCGCGAGCACCGACTGAAGCGGATCGATCAGCTGCTCGATGTGCCGCTTATCCAGAGCAACGTCAGCGTGGTGCAGTGGTCCGACTGGTTCCGCGAGTTCTCCGACAAGCGCGCCCCGGAAAGATTCACGGTGCGCTTCGACCGGGCCCAGATGTCGCTGGACGCTGCCACGCAGGGGTTGGGCGTGGCGCTGGAAAGCGCCACCATGGCAGGCAAGCATCTCCTCGAGGGCAAGCTGCGGCCCGCATTCAGTGCCGACAAGGCCGTCCGCGTCAAGGCTCACTTTGCCGTCTACCCGGCGCGGCACGCGAAGCGGCCGCCGGTCGAGGCATTTCTGGCATGGCTGCATGGCGAGGCTGCACGGCGATGA
- a CDS encoding glucose 1-dehydrogenase: MLLTDKVAVITGGAGLNGLGFATARQMAAQGARVAILDLARAEPAAAAARLGEGHLGLVADVTDKAACDAAAAAVLNAFGRIDILVNNAGITQPVKTLDISGADYDRVLDVNLRGTLYMSQAVLPAMRRQQGGSIVCISSVSAQRGGGIFGGPHYSAAKGGVLGLARAMAREFGIEGIRVNSITPGLIETDITQGKLTPERKKEISETIPLARLGRADDVAGACVFLASELSVYCTGITLDVNGGMLIH; the protein is encoded by the coding sequence ATGCTTCTTACCGACAAGGTCGCCGTGATCACCGGCGGCGCAGGCCTCAACGGCCTCGGCTTCGCCACCGCCCGCCAGATGGCCGCCCAGGGCGCCCGCGTGGCGATCCTCGATCTGGCGCGTGCCGAACCTGCTGCCGCGGCCGCACGTCTGGGCGAGGGCCATCTCGGCCTCGTCGCCGATGTCACCGACAAGGCCGCCTGCGACGCCGCGGCGGCGGCCGTGCTGAATGCCTTCGGCCGCATCGACATCCTGGTCAACAACGCCGGCATCACGCAACCGGTGAAGACGCTGGACATTTCCGGCGCCGACTACGACCGCGTCCTCGACGTCAACCTGCGCGGCACGCTGTACATGTCGCAAGCGGTCCTGCCGGCGATGCGGCGGCAGCAGGGCGGCTCCATCGTCTGCATCTCTTCGGTCTCGGCACAGCGCGGCGGCGGCATCTTCGGCGGTCCGCACTACTCGGCCGCCAAGGGCGGCGTGCTGGGCCTGGCGCGCGCGATGGCGCGCGAGTTCGGCATCGAAGGCATCCGGGTCAACAGCATCACGCCGGGGCTCATCGAGACCGACATCACCCAGGGCAAGCTGACCCCGGAACGCAAGAAGGAGATCTCCGAGACGATCCCGCTGGCTCGTCTGGGCCGTGCCGATGACGTCGCCGGCGCCTGCGTGTTCCTCGCCAGCGAGTTGTCCGTCTATTGCACCGGCATCACGCTCGACGTGAACGGCGGAATGTTGATTCACTGA
- a CDS encoding TRAP transporter substrate-binding protein, with protein MQRKTFIRTLLALAAASVAPLAAHAQAVKLTLGHGAAPGNPRHEAAVLFADRVKAKTGGRIEIQVAHSAQLGDDAAMITALRSGTLDISANSQGAIANVVPEYAALGLPFLFSDVQKAWQLLDGPVGAELAKRTAAKGMVVLGYWDNGIRHTTNSKRAVKAPADLKGLKIRTPPDTMTVDIMQALGADTQQIKFAELYVALQQGVVDGQENPLANIASAKLYEVQKYLTLTGHKYESNPFVMSKRSWDKLSPADQKVFTEAAAEATQTQRKLSREADEKLVAELKAKGVQIDTVDRKAFVEATKPVYVKWSSGPVSDFVKQVVQQAQ; from the coding sequence ATGCAACGAAAGACATTCATCCGCACGCTGCTCGCGCTCGCCGCCGCGTCCGTCGCGCCCCTCGCAGCACATGCGCAAGCCGTCAAGCTGACGCTCGGCCACGGCGCCGCGCCTGGCAACCCGCGGCACGAAGCGGCAGTCCTTTTCGCCGATCGCGTCAAGGCCAAGACCGGCGGCCGGATCGAGATCCAGGTGGCGCACTCGGCCCAGCTCGGCGACGACGCCGCGATGATCACCGCGCTGCGCTCGGGCACGCTCGACATCTCGGCGAACAGCCAGGGCGCGATCGCGAACGTGGTCCCGGAATACGCCGCGTTGGGCCTGCCGTTCCTGTTCTCGGACGTGCAGAAGGCCTGGCAGCTGCTCGACGGGCCCGTCGGCGCCGAGCTCGCCAAGCGCACGGCCGCCAAGGGCATGGTCGTGCTCGGGTATTGGGACAACGGCATCCGCCACACCACCAACAGCAAGCGCGCGGTCAAGGCGCCGGCTGACCTCAAGGGACTGAAGATCCGTACGCCGCCGGACACGATGACCGTCGACATCATGCAGGCCCTGGGCGCCGACACCCAGCAGATCAAGTTCGCGGAGCTGTACGTCGCCTTGCAGCAGGGCGTCGTCGACGGGCAGGAGAATCCGCTCGCCAACATCGCATCGGCCAAGCTCTACGAGGTCCAGAAGTACCTCACCCTGACGGGCCACAAGTACGAGTCGAACCCGTTCGTGATGAGCAAGCGCTCGTGGGACAAGCTGAGCCCGGCCGATCAGAAGGTCTTCACGGAGGCGGCTGCGGAAGCCACGCAAACCCAGCGCAAGCTCTCCAGGGAGGCCGACGAGAAGCTCGTCGCCGAGCTGAAGGCCAAGGGCGTGCAGATCGACACGGTCGACCGCAAGGCCTTCGTCGAAGCCACCAAGCCGGTCTACGTGAAGTGGTCCTCCGGCCCGGTGAGCGACTTCGTCAAGCAAGTCGTCCAGCAGGCGCAGTAA
- a CDS encoding TRAP transporter small permease subunit, with product METLRFIDRAIGAACRGVLYLTLGVVFVILSANVALRYVAGTSLASASELPELLFPWLIMAGVVLAAQHGSHIAVVLVTQKLRGSRRWVLAGGSLAVAALYASLAIAAWPLMDIAADERSPILQVPGSVSVGCLMLGFLLLAVVTLCKLPALWVGAEAPHGHEEPEIAATHQGA from the coding sequence ATGGAAACCCTGCGGTTCATCGACCGCGCGATAGGCGCTGCCTGTCGTGGCGTGCTCTACCTGACTCTGGGCGTGGTGTTCGTCATCCTGAGCGCCAACGTCGCGCTGCGGTACGTCGCCGGCACGAGCCTCGCGTCGGCCTCCGAGCTGCCGGAACTGCTGTTCCCGTGGCTCATCATGGCCGGCGTCGTGCTCGCGGCGCAGCACGGCTCGCACATCGCCGTGGTGCTGGTGACGCAGAAGCTGCGCGGCTCGCGCCGCTGGGTGCTTGCCGGCGGGTCGCTGGCAGTGGCGGCGCTCTACGCGTCACTCGCCATCGCCGCCTGGCCTCTCATGGACATCGCGGCGGATGAACGTTCGCCCATCTTGCAGGTGCCCGGTTCGGTGAGCGTGGGCTGCCTGATGCTGGGCTTCCTCCTGCTGGCGGTGGTGACGCTGTGCAAGCTGCCGGCGCTGTGGGTCGGCGCGGAGGCACCCCACGGCCACGAAGAGCCCGAAATCGCCGCGACCCACCAAGGAGCCTGA